A genomic segment from Dermatobacter hominis encodes:
- a CDS encoding CoA-acylating methylmalonate-semialdehyde dehydrogenase — protein MTATTIPHWIGGAPHSGESGDTASSSRSGDVFDPATGAVTGSVPFASAADVDRVVGVAADAFTTWRDVSLARRAEIMFRFRELLVAHRSDVAAAITAEHGKVLSDAAGEVQRGIENVEFACGAPHLLKGAMSHQVATGVDVHSVLQPLGVVAGITPFNFPAMVPLWMFPNALVCGNTFVLKPSEKDPSASLLLAELLAEAGLPDGVFNVVHGDKEAVDALLVNPTVQAVSFVGSTPIARYIYETGTAHGKRVQALGGAKNHMIVLPDADLGMAADAAVSAAYGSAGERCMAVSVVVAVGDVADGLVSAITERAKAVQIGPGTDPESEMGPLVTREHRDKVAGYLPAAADAGARIVLDGRDQRFDGDGFFLGVSIIDDVTPEMSCYRDEIFGPVLGVVRVPDYDAAVQLLRDNPFGNGTAIFTRDGGAARRFVDEVPVGMVGVNVPIPVPVAAFSFGGWGDSLFGDSHMYGPEGLHFYTRSKVVTTRWPDPATSAVDLGFPQNR, from the coding sequence ATGACCGCCACGACCATCCCGCACTGGATCGGCGGTGCTCCCCACAGCGGGGAGAGCGGGGACACGGCGAGCTCCTCCCGGAGCGGCGACGTGTTCGACCCCGCGACCGGCGCCGTGACCGGCTCCGTGCCCTTCGCGAGCGCCGCCGACGTCGACCGCGTCGTCGGCGTCGCGGCCGACGCCTTCACCACCTGGCGAGACGTGTCGCTCGCCCGCCGGGCCGAGATCATGTTCCGATTCCGCGAGCTGCTCGTCGCCCACCGCTCCGACGTGGCCGCGGCGATCACCGCCGAGCACGGCAAGGTCCTGTCCGACGCCGCCGGCGAGGTCCAGCGCGGCATCGAGAACGTCGAGTTCGCCTGTGGCGCGCCCCACCTGCTCAAGGGCGCGATGAGCCACCAGGTCGCGACCGGCGTCGACGTGCACTCGGTGCTGCAGCCGCTGGGCGTCGTGGCGGGCATCACCCCGTTCAACTTCCCGGCGATGGTGCCGCTCTGGATGTTTCCGAACGCCCTCGTCTGCGGCAACACGTTCGTGCTGAAGCCGTCCGAGAAGGATCCGTCCGCGTCGCTGCTGCTCGCCGAGCTGCTCGCCGAGGCCGGCCTGCCCGACGGCGTGTTCAACGTCGTGCACGGCGACAAGGAGGCCGTCGACGCCCTCCTCGTGAACCCGACCGTGCAGGCGGTGAGCTTCGTCGGGTCCACCCCGATCGCCCGCTACATCTACGAGACCGGCACCGCCCACGGGAAGCGCGTCCAGGCGCTGGGCGGCGCCAAGAACCACATGATCGTGCTGCCCGACGCCGATCTCGGCATGGCCGCCGACGCCGCCGTGTCGGCCGCGTACGGCTCGGCCGGCGAGCGCTGCATGGCCGTGTCGGTCGTCGTGGCGGTGGGCGACGTGGCCGACGGCCTCGTCTCGGCGATCACCGAGCGGGCCAAGGCGGTGCAGATCGGCCCCGGCACCGATCCCGAGTCCGAGATGGGCCCGCTGGTCACGCGCGAGCACCGCGACAAGGTGGCGGGCTACCTGCCGGCCGCGGCCGACGCCGGGGCCCGGATCGTGCTCGACGGGCGGGACCAGCGCTTCGACGGCGACGGCTTCTTCCTCGGCGTGTCGATCATCGACGACGTCACGCCCGAGATGTCCTGCTACCGCGACGAGATCTTCGGCCCGGTCCTCGGGGTCGTCCGCGTCCCCGACTACGACGCCGCGGTCCAGCTCCTGAGGGACAACCCGTTCGGCAACGGCACGGCGATCTTCACCCGCGACGGCGGCGCCGCCCGCCGCTTCGTCGACGAGGTGCCGGTCGGGATGGTCGGCGTGAACGTGCCGATCCCCGTGCCCGTCGCGGCGTTCTCGTTCGGCGGCTGGGGCGATTCGCTCTTCGGCGACAGCCACATGTACGGCCCCGAGGGGCTGCACTTCTACACGCGTTCGAAGGTGGTCACGACCCGCTGGCCGGACCCCGCCACGAGCGCGGTCGACCTCGGGTTCCCCCAGAACCGCTGA